The region ttactatttatttatttattggatagttatgtttaataataattgtccaataataattataagtaaaatatatgttaaagatttgaatttgaaagatTCTTACCATTTCTGAAGAAACTTTAAAAGCATTCTGAACCACCAAAACTCAATCAcaaactttctctctcttctatGGTTGCATTGCATCGCACTCACGAAATCTGAATCTCAATAAATGACTGAGTTTGACTTCTAATCCAATCTCCAACTTCAAGACAAATCATGCATGTCACCTTCTTTACCCTCACTCGTCCTCAAAAAGGTGCTTTGTCATTCAACCAAAGttaatcttcatttttttctttcctattcttttagaaaaataatttttattactaaattttgatcaacttttagataatatttttaaataattttttatttttttatttttaatattttaaaactatttaaaagatgacacatcatattataaaagaaagttattaaaatttaataatgaaaaaatatcactgtatctttttttgttttttttatatcgGTCAATTTGGTTGAAATTCTAGAGAAAGCATATAAGAAGAAaacatcaatatatttattggcattaaataaaatatgaatgaaattGAGTAAGcaaagataaaaagaaacaaataaatagaaGCACACTGCGTCCTTAACTATTGACCTGACAAGTGATTCCCTTCCCCAGAAAACAACATAATACCGTGTTTTTCCCGTGTGGTTATTgaaagttattatattattcctTATCTCGATGCAAACCATGCATATTAATGTCATCATCCATGACAAAAATATCATGTTCcaatacaattaaattaaacgctaggattttttttttctaatcatattagtgtagttttaaacaaaaattatggaaatatagtttgatttaaatattttgtgtaTACAAGTAAGTCGTACTTGTATGAGATGactttattgtaaaaaaaatatgttacatAATACAATTTCAAACTTTTTCAAAGAGAATTGTATTGTCCTTATACAATTTTTCTCGTTCTGTTTCTCTTTTCTAATTTGAATTCAAGCAGTATAAAGATTAACataattttagtattaatttgaattaaagttATACAAGAATGatctagtttttaaaatttatttattttaataattttggtttaaaattatactaatacGATGACAAAACCTAGTGAAAAAGAGTTGGTTACATGTTTTCTTCATCGAATTTTTAAATGGATAATAATGCGAGTTTTctaattgaagaaaattatccattttaaattaaaaagtatgagaatggaaaaaTATCTTGACGCGTTGAAGAATAATGGTGTAACTAATAATGAAGTGAAAAGTGAGGTTGAAGGCACCAAACACAGTTACATTCGTAATTTTTGTCCTTGTTTTATATATTCCCCACCCAAGATGTTCTTTCCCACGTTACATTCGTCCCCAGCTATATCTCATCAACTTTTTAGTTCAACCATATGTTAATAGTATCCaccaacattttcttttttcaagataAACCTAAGTTATATAAATTCAGTAATCCCAATAACCATATGTCCTAACTTATTACAATTTTCAATCTAAAAtgtactttttattaaatttttaatatttttatgtattttttaaggttgtatattttttttatttgaacgaatcatttatttaactgcattatctaattaaaattaataaaaattcattttattctttaaagaatttaaatttttattttttatagttacattatttttttaggtataattattgatttggtctcctaattttttggtttagttCAATTTGATCTCTTATCGTTgattggttcaatttagtacctcaatTATTTAGAAGGGTCCAATTTGGTCTTCTTTGCTAGGTTGAAGTTAACATCGTGTAACATGTCAAGTcgtgaaattttaattttttaactttttttctaaaaatttataaactgtcacgtgtcaggtTACCgttatgtcacgtgtcagcttatCGTCATGACACATGTTAAtgataatagttgttttcaatttagtcctctatttaaatttgtggtttaatttaatattcCAATTCTCTAAAATGTTTCtaatttgagactaaattagtaaataagtttaattataatttatatatgcatgttaaaataattgttttaaatttatacatcaaattactacacctaaatattcaaattattttttacgtgtaaaaaacttttaagtgtaaaaaattacaaaggtaaaaatgtaaaaaataaaataatttgagtatttaggtgaagtgattggatgtatatattaaaaacaattattttaacatgtatatataagttgtaattaagcttatttactaatttgatctcaatttgaaGAGGACAAAATTAgatccttttaaaaaataagatactaaattgaaccaaaaagtcaaatagatgactaaattgaaaacaattattaccactgtcacgtgtcatgattgtaaatTGTCACATGACGCAACAGTAACTTGACACATGGcagattataaaattttagaaaaaaaataaaaaatttcacggCTCGACACGTGCTCTGTACATACATGGTGTTAACTtcaacttaacggagatgaTCAAATTGAACCCTTTTAAGCAATtgggggtactaaattgaaccaaccaATAATAAGGGGACCAAATTAAACTAAATCAAACGATTAGGGAACtcaatcagtaattatacctcttttttataatttgtattgtaGGTAAGTCATTGTCATATTCTTGGCCTTTGATGcatttgttaataaattcaaaGCAATTGACCCTCATCATCGGCCATAAGTACTCGGCTTTCAAAATACACGCCCACATTGATCACCATTCAGAGTGAGGGCTGCATATACACTCATTCTAACATATTCAACCTCATCTTTGGAAATACATTTCAAGAGAGGGACCGAAAACCCTCTTTTGTATAAATCTTCCTTGATGATAACAAATTGTGCGACCTTTCACTCATAAACTTGTGGTTGTGAGTTTGAGTCTCACGGTGGAAGCCAAAATGTTTCTGTAGATCCGATCAGACACTTCCAATTCGGGGTGTTCAGTCTTCCATTCCTCAATCAGGTATCATTTTATTCGTCCAAAATGCTTGGGATGTATATGTGGAGGGCATTTCGAAGCTTAAATCAATATTGGTCTAAGTATAAGCTATATCAAATGTTATAGTAATGTAACTCAACTACCTTACCAtgacattttatcattttatttatagtacttACTATGAACTTTTACTTATCACTAGTCTAATCACGGTTTAATCATACCTcaataatgttatttaattgattCAAAATCTATTTTCACTAATAAAATGGTTAAACATGTCATATCGATAAAAATTCTTTGAATAACTGAATGTCCTGATTCGCCTGTAACAATTGATCAGTTAGTTAACTATTTAGATCTTTGAGCAAGAGGTTCATatgatttaatgtttttaagttATTGTTACACGTATACAATAGAATTCTTTTATgctaatttcaatttctttttttttttacgtttagATTGTGTCTGAATATGATTCTAGGATGTTGTTTTAATacctagttattattattattattattatatgtataatatttcaatcaatacaaatatttaatttaagttttatacaTAGTGGTACGGCATGAATTGAATTGCTGAGTTTTTAAACATTTTGCTTTCATAAAACTTTCACAAAATCTCCTAAAGTTTGACAAACAAATTTATCAAAgggaaaagtgaagaaaaaattaaccatatttaataaaaatataaagactaaaagtatatatttttctagttagaaatattaaaagtttaaataagtttttggtgACTCAACCAGAAAGATTACTTTTAATGGTTTTGACAGTTAACATTTGATAAATATATGCATTCTGTGTGTAACAGTTATTTTGTTGCTTTCAGTGTTGACATGCTACTTTTGTTATTTGTAATGATAGTGATAAATATCTAACTACTATTATTACACGTCAATACAGTAAATtataaaatggtaaaaatattataaaacacaaactattttttttattaaagcaATTTGGGCAtttagaaaaactaaaaaaaaaaaaaacaccgaATTACTTATTTtgctttagatcaattttacaaatataaaaaacttgcaaacaaaatttttaacgGTGCTATGACATAAATCCAattcaaatcttttaaaactACACGACCATAAAACgttaatattaaaattctatgaccaaaagtaaaattatttaaattttaaacgagcaaataaattaatttaacacatataattaaatttaagaatcaACCTTGGTAACTTTACTTAATGGCAATTGTGTTATTAGCCTTAAAACTTAAGGGTTAACACTAAACACTTTCCGTCCAACACTTACCTATAAAACCCACACAACACATACACAAACTCTCGTTCCCACTTTCCAATTCCACTCACTCACCCACTCTCATGGCTTCCCACTACGAACTCCAAGTGAAGCTCGAGTCAGCGCGTGGATTAAAAAACGTGAACTGGCGCCACGGCGCGAACCGCCCTTACGCCGTCGTTTGGGTGGACGCTAAGAACAAGTGCTCCACCAGCGTCGACGAAGACGGCGACACCGAAGCCACTTGGGACCAAACCCTAGTTTTTCCTCTTCCTCCTGAGCCTCTTGAGAATCTGACGCTCCATGTCGACGTGGTTCACGCCGGCTCCGAGGAGGACATCGAGCCGATCATCGGCTCGGCTCGGCTCAAATTAGTTgaagttcttgaagaagttgGAGTTGGAGCGCGCGTGCCCCGCACTCTCTCACTGAAGCGCCCTTCGGGAAGACCCCAGGGGAATGTGGACGTTAATGTCGTTATAAGGGCGAGTGGTGGCTATCGTACGCAGGATGCGTATTACGCGCCTCCTTTAGGTGTAAGGGACTATTCCCCTGTGTCGCAGGGCTATGGGTACCCTCATCAggataataatagttattaccATTCTGCGATTCAAACGACGTCGTATGCACAGCCTCAAACGGCGTCGTATGGACATGGGAGTGAGTACGCGCCGCGGGAAGAGAAGAGTAAGTTTGGGGGGATGGGGACAGGATTGGCTGTGGGCGCGGTGGCTGGGGTTCTAGGTGGAGTCGCGCTGGTGGAGGGTGTTGATTTTCTAGAGGAGAAGATTGCTGATGACGTGGCAGATAATGTTGAGGATGATCTTGGATATGATGAAGATGATTTCTAGAGAATAATAACTTTTCGCCTAacggatatgaaaaaaagaaaagaaaaagaagtagaggaaatgtttcttctttttcattaatGGTTGTTTGTtctaaacctttttttttctttctttttttgttttaccgTGGTTGATGCGTGTACACTTTGCATATTTCTCTCTTTTTGTATTCCCTCAGTTGTCGTGTTTGTCACGATTATTATACAAAGAATAATGGTTTAAAGTATTGTTCGAAACAgaaacaaacatttttttcttttactatagATATGTTTGTGATcatgttatttataattatttcatgACGATGTTAGTTTTAGTTTTAGGTTATGAAACACAATTACGAAATTTACATAGGATATGATATGATACGATATTATATGTATTTGAGATGTTAAAATGTTtactttgaaaataatataatttgatatatgcatataaaagtatatatttcttttttaaatatcataaatatgtGATTGATATTGTGTGAAttcaagttaaaattatatatattaaatgttattaaaataaaagattataaattattgtcatcataaaagatACTATTATTGTCTTgtagattaaatattttttaataaatataaaaaaatatttgatacaGATATGTGTCATGTGTCGGACACAGATACATGACCTAAATTAGAGTATTGATGCATcgcaaattttaataaatgattatatgtttgatttaaataaaatttatatattctacTTGCGATATCTCTAACAACTAACGACCatagtttaaataatattatttctatGAATATGTTTAGTTGACGTtagattaaaaaagaaaaaaaaaaagaaaaatgttgtattgttttgtttatttttacttaaaaacaTCAGTTGTGCCCATTATGGCTGCTACAAGAAGCACCCAAGGCATTGTTTGGACGTGATGTTACCATTCTTTTCATTGGGGAACCAAGAAAAGGTCTTGGTCATTGGTTGAATACTTTCTTTTTCTGGAATTTGTTTTGCCATTGAATGCAAGTTTAATTCCCCggttattatcattatattcaAAGTCTATAGAATTGTGTGAATTGATTCATTAGATCTATTTTGGGTAGAAAGAGCGAGTATTTACTTTGCTAGTCTTCTAAGATGCTAGTATTTTAAGATTTGTTGGACGTCTTCTCCTCCGACTAATCTTCAAGTTGTATGCCTTGTCGATCGTTCACGTTCTTCGGAGAATACATGTAAAGGTACTCCTATGCTAAAGTTAACAAGTGACTGATCAAGAAGGTATTAAGTGTTGTAATGCATGTGTGTGACCAACCATACTTTagacttttatttataatagttgtAATGgattttttacctttttgttGACCTAATCACAGTCCAATCATACtttaatcaatattaataaGTTGATTTGTGATTATCATTAGATAAATGTTACTGTAACTCTTATTTTGTAATCGGTCGATCATGTCATTCATTCAAAGATGATCAACTCAAAAAGTGATCGACCAAGAATAATCGACATTTCCGATCACCGAGTAAGAATTTCACCTTTGAGCGAAAATGTATTAGAAATCATGCAACAAATTCAAAAGGATGgtgcaataaataaaaatcatgatTGAGAAATTGAAGCTGCTACTTCACGTGTTTGGtgggagaaaaaagaaaaaatgagatgAAGAGATAGCATgacaataaaagaaatttgaaataatgggtaggaaataaaattttggGGTTTCCAAAAAAACCTCCTTAATTTTAcaggagttttttttttttttttttaaatctctaAAATTTACCGGGAGTTTAGAAGACCTCTAATAGGTGTATTCATTACCGGAGGTTTTTATAACTTTCATTAAGAAAgttacattaaaattaacattattttagtgTGGGGTGACAAAACGAACCTATGAAAAATTAagcttttaatataatttggtctattccaattttctttcttttattattgcATTGAATTGTTTATAGACggaatataattaaatatttgtatttattattttattaataatttatattgagAACTATAATGACATGcttaaatttaagattaaaatttattaattatttattcattatttttaaactttttaatttgtatGAGTCTGATAGCATTATATACCAAATACATTAGTCAATAAATCTTACgtgaatgaattatttttgagctgttgaataatatttataaaatacattaatagtGTGTTTAGATGGAtaagttaagaaaataatttatttatttgatatttttttaaaaataaagttatgtaagaaatttaaatgtataatattttattttattttattcaaatacatttaaaaatgaaaaattaattaaaaccaattaaataatatgtaattaaaattttgaatttgtgaaATATAAGACGGTAAAAAATGCTATAGATGAgaaatagtttttataataaattgttgattattttattaattacaaaattttagtataaaaaaacagttaaaccgaattcatttcttaaaaacaatttaagttGTTTTATTCACTTGTttgaagattaaaatataagattctTACGACAAGGTTTAGGTGTCTATCTCATTAATTTGTTGAACAATGtacattctttttttattctttttagagCTTTTTGGTTTCGGTCTTACGTGTGTGAAGTTTGAAGTTTGAGGTTGCATGTGCCactcaaaattataaatgaatctTTGTACGATTAGGTTTATTAGGGTATGATTATATCATTAATTTAAGCTTTTCTTATGCAAATATTGTTTCATATGTGATTAGGGATACACAAGTGTAGAAGAGATTTTGTGATCATACTTAGTTAAGAGAagtaagatatttaattagaatGCATTGTTGAATGAAATTGTtggtgaatttttttatttagagtgactgaattttatatatgatatgATTTTGCTTATTTAATAGATGTGAATTGGTGAAATGGTTAAATTGGTGATTGaggaaaaaattatatgtttttgggGTTTGAAGAGAAGTTTGTTTTAAGGACATGTGAATATGGTTTAATTGGTTTGAACTTGTATAACCTTATTTGACTCgtgagaaggaagaaaaatacTTGTTAAGGCCAATGGAACAACTTCATATATCTgatatgaattatgaattatgaattatgaattatgCAGATTTACTAGGCTAGTGTCTCGCTCATTGAACAAACGCATAATTCGTGAATTCAGTGAGGGAAGGGAGGACTCACTTGTTGGACGAGTGATCCTCTTGTTAAGGGAGAATATTTGAATGAAAGTCAAAAAAACAAAGACATTTCACTTACTGGGCTTGATAAAACTCAATGGaaattttttgtgaaaattattCCTAGAGATTTTATTCGTTGAGCAAACACAATCCTCTCTAGGTGAATTTATAGAGATTTTTCTACCAATATCCACTTGTTGGGCGAACCACAGTGTCGCTCAGCGAGaaaggtgtttttttttttaaaatgaaatgattATGTTGGTTTTGGGAAATATTGATGAGTGGAAATGTTCTACAATTTAAAAAGTGGAATTACTTTCAAGGAAGAAAGTCTTTTAATCTTTTGTATTAGTGTGTATTAAATGAGGATTCAACTAAGAGATTATATAGACTTTACTAAACTAATAAAGGAAGATATAATCATTAACAATGCTGAAACTCTTTATAATCATGAAGTCCATATTCAAGATCAAAGGAAAAACCAATATCCAATACAAGGTTTATGAAGGTCTAGGACAAAAGCAAGAACTAAATTGGCTAAAGAACTTTGCAAAAGATGGTGATTCATTTAATGAAGATGTAATTACATGTGAGGCTTAGGTGTTACTATTATTTGCTTGAAATGAAAACACAATGTCTAATTGTTTGAGTTTAAATAAAAGatctaaaaatttattatttgaagtGAAAGAAATTCTTTGTCAGGATTCTTTCttgaatcatttttattttgtcaagAATTTGTATTTCTTAATTGTGATAATTTTCAAGGTTTATCAAAAGGTTTATCAAAACTCATTTGTTGTGGCatttatttttatgtctttTCTCGTCTATTAAGAGTTCTACAAATTTGAATTGCATCTCCTAATCTTTTAAGTGTTAGGGTTAATCCttgataatattattctttaaatcttatatttatttatatttatttgtataatattattgatattatgaaTGACTTAACTTTTAAGTCCTGATTAGGTTTACAATTTATTCAGACTAAAAATAATCTTGATCAAATTCACTACATAAATCTTCTCAGAGatagaaattttataatatagagAATGGTGTGTAGTGAATTAATTGTTTGAAACTGattgtttatattaattatttgtcctatgtataaattaatttattttttgaatatacTAACTTTGATTTAGAATTTTatcatgttataaatttatttatttttaaatatactaacTTATTTTGATTTAGAATTTTGTCTTTATTATGATCGTGCATTTTCTTACGTTATAAGTGAAAGATTGCAGTAATAAATTAGTTCTagtgaaaattatttatgtatgatttttttcattatagaATATTCCATGTTCTTTTAAATAAGacttatattttactaaaatacataaattatatttatatagttatttTTGTATAGTTTCAATTATAAACTCTTTaactaataaaacaattataacacGAGATGTTACATCAAAATTCTTTATCccaataaaaaaagtaaacaaagtagagaaattaactaatactgtaattatatatatttccagaaacttaatttaaaagtaaacttgtatttttctttgtttctttccATATCCAAGATACCTTTTTCTGGCACATACGCCCACCAACCATGCCCGAAACAGAGAACCTTTCCATTTGTCAATTTCCCCCATGATGGCAAAGTCGTAATTAAATGGGAAAGCAGTGGCAAAACGAAAGAACCCAAACAAACTCTCCTATAAAATCGTACTAGTCTCTTGTATTTCTGAACCAAAACCTACGAGTCAACAAAATTACTCACAGTTGCAACGTCAGAAATGGGTTCTCGCTACGAGGTGGAAGTGAAAATCTCATCGGCGCGTGGGTTGAAGAACGTGAACTGGCGCAACGGTGAAAACCGTCCGTACGTCGTCGTTTGGGTGGAACCCGGCAACAAGCTCTCCACGCATGTGGACGAGAACGGTGACACCGAGGCCAATTGGGATCAGACTCTAGTAATTCCGGTACCGCCAAAGCCCCTCGAAGATCAAACGCTCTACATCGACGTTGTTCACGCCGTCAAAGAGGAAGAAGACACCAAGCCGCTCATCGGCTCGGCTAAGCTCAAGCTCTCCGAGATTCTCAGCGACGCCGGAATGGGTGAGCGCGTGAGCCGCAGTCTCATGCTGAAGCGTCCATCCGGCAGACCACAAGGGAAGATCGAGGTCACCGTGACCATCAGACAGCCGCAGCCGCACTATCCTCCTCCCGGTGGTTACCAAGCGCCGGCTTACGGCGTTAGGGATTATTCTCCTGCTCCGCAAGGCTATGGGTACCCTCCCTACGGTGCTCCTCCGCCACAGGATGCCTATTATTCAGCGGCGCCGCCAAGTGGGTATCCTTACAATGCGCCTACACAGGGTTACGGTGCAGCACCGCAGCAGGGCTACGGTGTGCCACAGCAGGGTTATGGTGCGCCACCTCAGAGTGGGTATGGTTATAATGCGCCTCCGCAAACGGCATCGTATGGGCAGGGGAGCAGCGCGTACGGGTACGCGCCTAAagaggagaaaaagaagagtAAGTTTGGTGGAATGGGAGCGGGATTGGCTGTGGGTGCGGTCGCTGGGGTTCTAGGTGGAGTCGCGCTAGTGGAGGGTGCTGAGTATCTGGAAAATAAGATTGCTGATGATGCGGCGGAGAAGGTTGAGGAAGATCTTGGTTACGATGGTGATGACTTCTAGAGGATCATAGTCTCTTGTTTAATTTTATGCCAAAAGAACtgagaaaacaaaataattttatgttttatgtttttttcttattttcttttctatcagTTGCTTAGTTTTGGTGTTTGGAATTAGAAAGTCTTTCATTTatgacatcattaatgctcttaTTAAGATGCTTcagtttcttttcttaatcTAAGATAGTTCAACTGttataacataaaattttaaaaattaaaaacatattttactatttatattaaataataatttattcataaatggttatttattataatacgCCTCAGCAGTAACCGTCATTTGGGGATTTCTGAAGAGGGTTCTGGAATGAATTGGATAGCACTGATATTGTCGAAACTAATTGAAGGAAATTAAACGTAAGTATTAATTTAAGGAATTAAAACATTAGGATGAACAACTGTTTAACATTGTCTTGTTGTGAGTTTTTGTTCTGTGAATATGCTGTTTTTGTTTGCATGGTCAATGATAGGATTGTAGTATTCGAGGGTTACGATCGGGAAGATGAATTTTGTGGGAGAGAAAGCGTGTGGGGTAAGCAAAA is a window of Vigna unguiculata cultivar IT97K-499-35 chromosome 4, ASM411807v1, whole genome shotgun sequence DNA encoding:
- the LOC114181317 gene encoding uncharacterized protein LOC114181317, which encodes MASHYELQVKLESARGLKNVNWRHGANRPYAVVWVDAKNKCSTSVDEDGDTEATWDQTLVFPLPPEPLENLTLHVDVVHAGSEEDIEPIIGSARLKLVEVLEEVGVGARVPRTLSLKRPSGRPQGNVDVNVVIRASGGYRTQDAYYAPPLGVRDYSPVSQGYGYPHQDNNSYYHSAIQTTSYAQPQTASYGHGSEYAPREEKSKFGGMGTGLAVGAVAGVLGGVALVEGVDFLEEKIADDVADNVEDDLGYDEDDF
- the LOC114180324 gene encoding protein SRC2-like, translating into MGSRYEVEVKISSARGLKNVNWRNGENRPYVVVWVEPGNKLSTHVDENGDTEANWDQTLVIPVPPKPLEDQTLYIDVVHAVKEEEDTKPLIGSAKLKLSEILSDAGMGERVSRSLMLKRPSGRPQGKIEVTVTIRQPQPHYPPPGGYQAPAYGVRDYSPAPQGYGYPPYGAPPPQDAYYSAAPPSGYPYNAPTQGYGAAPQQGYGVPQQGYGAPPQSGYGYNAPPQTASYGQGSSAYGYAPKEEKKKSKFGGMGAGLAVGAVAGVLGGVALVEGAEYLENKIADDAAEKVEEDLGYDGDDF